Proteins encoded together in one Pseudomonas sp. ADAK13 window:
- a CDS encoding type II toxin-antitoxin system VapC family toxin: MYLLDTNVISELRKPQADANVVAWAKSVIAPRMYISAITLKELETGVLRMERRDPAQGKVLRTWLKRQVMPAFDARILPIDAAVALRCASLHVPDQANECDSLIAATALVHGLTVVTRNISDFQSSGVALINPWDE; the protein is encoded by the coding sequence ATGTATCTACTCGACACCAATGTGATTTCTGAACTGCGCAAACCCCAGGCCGATGCAAACGTGGTCGCCTGGGCCAAAAGTGTCATCGCACCACGGATGTATATTTCAGCCATTACCTTGAAGGAACTGGAAACAGGGGTCCTGCGAATGGAGCGGCGTGATCCCGCTCAGGGGAAGGTTTTGCGCACATGGCTCAAGCGCCAGGTAATGCCGGCGTTTGATGCCCGGATCCTGCCAATTGATGCAGCAGTTGCCCTGCGCTGTGCCAGCTTGCATGTGCCAGACCAAGCAAACGAATGTGACTCGCTGATCGCTGCGACCGCGCTGGTTCATGGGCTGACAGTGGTTACCCGCAACATCAGTGACTTTCAATCCAGCGGTGTCGCGTTGATCAATCCATGGGACGAATGA
- a CDS encoding type II toxin-antitoxin system Phd/YefM family antitoxin: MTITTISSREFNQDTSGAKKAARQGPVFITDRGKPAHVLLSIEDYQKLTGLNADIVDLLVMPEAADIEFETERAVIIHRPVDFS, from the coding sequence ATGACCATCACCACCATCTCCAGCCGTGAATTCAATCAAGACACAAGCGGTGCCAAAAAAGCCGCCCGCCAGGGCCCGGTTTTTATCACTGATCGGGGCAAGCCTGCCCATGTACTGCTAAGCATTGAGGACTACCAAAAACTGACAGGCCTCAATGCCGACATCGTTGACCTGTTGGTGATGCCAGAAGCGGCCGATATCGAGTTCGAAACCGAACGCGCCGTGATCATTCATCGACCCGTGGACTTCTCTTGA
- the ccoP gene encoding cytochrome-c oxidase, cbb3-type subunit III — protein MTTFWSLYVTVLSLGTIFALTWLLLSTRKGQRAEQTDETVGHSFDGIEEYDNPLPKWWFMLFVGTIIFALGYLALYPGLGNWKGLLPGYAYLDNDKQTPFANGQTGWTGVHEWEKEMAKSDARFGPIFAKFAAMPIEEVAKDPQALKMGGRLFASNCSVCHGSDAKGAYGFPNLTDADWRWGGEPATIKETIMKGRHAVMPAWAEVIGEQGVADVAGFVVTNLDGRKLPEGAKADVANGEKLFAANCVACHGPQGKGTPAMGAPDLTHPGAFIYGSSFAQLQQTIRYGRQGQMPAQEQLQGNDKVHLLAAYVYSLSHGDKAAEAE, from the coding sequence ATGACTACGTTCTGGAGTCTGTACGTCACAGTCCTCAGTCTGGGTACCATTTTCGCCCTGACCTGGCTGCTGCTGTCGACCCGCAAGGGCCAGCGCGCCGAGCAAACCGATGAAACCGTTGGCCACTCGTTCGACGGCATCGAGGAGTACGACAACCCGCTGCCCAAATGGTGGTTCATGCTGTTCGTCGGCACCATCATCTTCGCCCTCGGCTACCTGGCGCTGTACCCCGGCCTGGGCAACTGGAAAGGCCTGCTGCCGGGCTACGCCTACCTCGACAACGACAAGCAAACCCCGTTTGCCAACGGCCAGACCGGCTGGACCGGCGTGCACGAATGGGAAAAGGAAATGGCCAAGTCGGACGCCCGGTTCGGGCCGATCTTCGCCAAATTCGCAGCCATGCCGATTGAAGAAGTGGCCAAGGACCCGCAAGCCTTGAAGATGGGCGGCCGTTTGTTCGCCTCCAACTGCTCGGTGTGCCACGGTTCCGACGCCAAGGGCGCCTACGGTTTCCCCAACCTGACCGACGCCGACTGGCGCTGGGGCGGTGAGCCGGCGACCATCAAGGAAACCATCATGAAAGGCCGCCACGCGGTGATGCCGGCCTGGGCCGAAGTCATTGGCGAGCAAGGCGTGGCCGACGTGGCCGGGTTTGTGGTGACCAACCTCGACGGGCGCAAACTGCCGGAAGGTGCCAAGGCGGACGTGGCCAATGGCGAGAAACTGTTCGCCGCCAACTGCGTGGCCTGCCACGGTCCGCAGGGCAAGGGTACGCCAGCGATGGGCGCACCTGACCTGACGCATCCGGGCGCGTTCATCTACGGTTCGAGCTTCGCGCAACTGCAGCAGACCATCCGTTATGGCCGCCAGGGCCAGATGCCTGCGCAGGAGCAGTTGCAGGGGAATGACAAGGTGCACTTGCTGGCGGCGTATGTTTACAGCCTGTCCCATGGGGATAAGGCGGCTGAAGCCGAGTAA
- a CDS encoding CcoQ/FixQ family Cbb3-type cytochrome c oxidase assembly chaperone has translation MDIGMIRGLGTVVVMVAFIGLALWVFSPKRKSEFEDATLLPFADDPEAIKHVVEASRSNKE, from the coding sequence ATGGATATCGGGATGATTCGAGGCCTGGGCACCGTTGTCGTGATGGTGGCCTTTATCGGCCTGGCCTTGTGGGTGTTCAGCCCCAAGCGCAAGTCGGAGTTTGAAGACGCGACGTTGCTGCCCTTCGCGGATGATCCCGAAGCCATCAAGCACGTCGTAGAAGCGTCTAGGAGTAACAAAGAATGA
- the ccoO gene encoding cytochrome-c oxidase, cbb3-type subunit II, which yields MKHEVVEKNIGLLAFFMVIAVSIGGLTQIVPLFFQDVTNKPVEGMKPRTALELEGRDVYIANGCVGCHSQMIRPFRAETERYGHYSVAGESVWDHPFLWGSKRTGPDLARVGGRYSDDWQRAHLYNPRNVVPESKMPAYPFLVENKLDGKDTAKKMEVLRTLGVPYTDEDIAGAAAAVKGKTEMDALVAYLQGLGTIIKSKR from the coding sequence ATGAAGCATGAAGTAGTCGAGAAGAATATCGGCCTGCTGGCCTTCTTCATGGTCATCGCCGTGAGTATCGGCGGCCTGACCCAGATCGTTCCGCTGTTTTTCCAGGACGTGACCAACAAGCCGGTGGAAGGCATGAAGCCGCGCACCGCCCTTGAACTGGAAGGCCGCGACGTCTACATCGCCAACGGTTGTGTCGGCTGCCACTCGCAGATGATCCGTCCGTTCCGCGCCGAAACCGAACGCTACGGCCACTACTCGGTGGCCGGTGAAAGCGTGTGGGACCACCCGTTCCTGTGGGGTTCCAAGCGTACCGGCCCGGACCTGGCCCGTGTCGGCGGTCGTTACTCCGATGACTGGCAGCGTGCGCACTTGTACAACCCGCGCAACGTGGTGCCCGAGTCGAAAATGCCAGCGTACCCGTTCCTGGTCGAAAACAAACTCGACGGCAAGGACACCGCCAAGAAGATGGAAGTCTTGCGCACCCTGGGCGTGCCTTACACCGACGAAGACATCGCCGGCGCGGCCGCGGCCGTGAAGGGCAAGACCGAAATGGACGCACTGGTGGCCTACTTGCAAGGCCTTGGCACCATCATCAAAAGCAAACGGTGA
- the ccoN gene encoding cytochrome-c oxidase, cbb3-type subunit I → MSTAISPTAYNYKVVRQFAIMTVVWGILGMGLGVFIASQLVWPELNFGLPWTTFGRLRPLHTNLVIFAFGGCALFATSYYVVQRTCQTRLISDALAAFTFWGWQAVIVGAIVTLPLGYTTTKEYAELEWPIAILLAIVWVTYAVVFFGTIVKRKTKHIYVGNWFYGAFILVTAMLHIVNHASLPVSFFKSYSAYAGATDAMIQWWYGHNAVGFFLTTGFLGMMYYFVPKQAERPIYSYRLSIVHFWALITLYIWAGPHHLHYTALPDWAQSLGMAMSIILLAPSWGGMINGMMTLSGAWHKLRTDPILRFLVVSLAFYGMSTFEGPMMAIKTVNSLSHYTDWTIGHVHAGALGWVAMISIGALYHMIPKLFGRAQMHSVSLINTHFWLATIGTVLYIASMWVNGITQGLMWRAINDDGTLTYSFVEGLQASHPGYIVRALGGAIFASGMLFMAYNVWRTVRASDPVEAEAATKIAVVGAH, encoded by the coding sequence ATGAGCACAGCAATCAGTCCGACTGCTTATAACTATAAGGTAGTCCGCCAGTTCGCCATCATGACGGTGGTCTGGGGGATCCTTGGCATGGGGCTCGGCGTTTTCATTGCCTCGCAACTGGTTTGGCCAGAGTTGAATTTTGGCCTGCCATGGACGACGTTTGGACGCCTGCGCCCGTTGCACACCAACCTGGTGATTTTCGCCTTCGGCGGATGTGCACTGTTTGCCACTTCTTACTACGTCGTGCAGCGAACCTGCCAAACGCGACTGATTTCCGATGCATTGGCTGCCTTTACCTTCTGGGGCTGGCAAGCGGTCATCGTTGGCGCGATCGTCACCCTGCCGCTGGGCTACACCACCACCAAGGAATACGCCGAGCTGGAATGGCCGATCGCCATTTTGCTGGCCATCGTCTGGGTGACCTACGCAGTGGTGTTCTTCGGCACCATCGTCAAGCGCAAGACCAAGCATATCTACGTCGGCAACTGGTTCTACGGGGCGTTCATCCTGGTGACGGCGATGCTGCACATCGTCAACCACGCGTCCTTGCCGGTGAGCTTCTTCAAGTCCTACTCGGCCTACGCCGGGGCGACCGACGCGATGATCCAGTGGTGGTACGGCCACAACGCCGTAGGCTTCTTCCTCACCACCGGCTTCCTGGGGATGATGTACTACTTCGTGCCGAAACAGGCCGAGCGTCCGATCTACTCCTATCGCCTGTCCATCGTGCACTTCTGGGCACTGATCACCCTGTACATCTGGGCCGGTCCGCACCACTTGCACTACACCGCACTGCCGGACTGGGCCCAGTCCCTGGGCATGGCGATGTCGATCATCCTGCTGGCCCCGAGCTGGGGCGGCATGATCAACGGTATGATGACCCTGTCGGGCGCCTGGCATAAGTTGCGCACCGACCCGATCCTGCGGTTCCTCGTGGTCTCCCTGGCGTTCTACGGCATGTCGACCTTCGAAGGCCCGATGATGGCCATCAAGACCGTCAACTCGCTGTCCCACTACACCGACTGGACCATCGGCCACGTACACGCCGGCGCTCTCGGCTGGGTAGCGATGATCTCCATCGGCGCGCTGTACCACATGATCCCGAAACTGTTCGGCCGTGCGCAGATGCACAGCGTCAGCCTGATCAACACGCACTTCTGGCTGGCCACCATCGGTACCGTGCTCTACATCGCCTCGATGTGGGTCAACGGCATCACCCAGGGCCTGATGTGGCGTGCAATCAACGATGACGGCACCCTCACCTACTCCTTCGTCGAAGGGCTGCAAGCCAGCCATCCGGGTTACATCGTGCGCGCCCTGGGCGGTGCGATCTTTGCCAGCGGCATGCTGTTCATGGCCTACAACGTGTGGCGCACCGTGCGTGCCTCCGACCCTGTAGAAGCCGAAGCCGCTACCAAGATCGCCGTTGTGGGAGCTCACTGA
- the ccoP gene encoding cytochrome-c oxidase, cbb3-type subunit III, which yields MTTFWSTWICVLTLGSLIGLTWLLIGTRKGETKGSVDQTMGHAFDGIEEYDNPLPQWWFMLFAGTLVFAVGYLILYPGLGNWKGVLPGYEDGWTQTKEWDKEMAKADAKFGPIFAKFAAMPVEEVAKDPQALKMGGRLFASNCAVCHGSDAKGAYGFPNLADNIWRWGGSADAIKMTILNGRHAAMPAWGEVLGEDGVKNVAAYVRHELAGLPLPADSTADVAAGQVAFSTTCVACHGPQGHGVEAMGAPNLTQPSGFIYGTSLAQLQQTIRHGRQGQMPAQEVLQGNDKVHLLAAYVYSLSHNADGATPDSQPE from the coding sequence ATGACTACCTTCTGGAGTACATGGATCTGTGTACTGACCCTCGGCAGCCTGATCGGCCTGACCTGGCTGTTGATCGGCACCCGCAAGGGCGAGACCAAGGGCAGCGTGGACCAGACCATGGGCCACGCCTTCGACGGGATCGAGGAGTACGACAACCCGCTGCCGCAATGGTGGTTCATGCTGTTCGCCGGCACCCTGGTGTTTGCCGTCGGCTACCTGATCCTCTACCCGGGCCTGGGCAACTGGAAAGGCGTGTTGCCGGGCTATGAAGACGGCTGGACCCAGACCAAGGAATGGGACAAGGAAATGGCCAAGGCCGACGCCAAATTCGGGCCGATCTTCGCCAAATTTGCAGCAATGCCCGTGGAGGAAGTCGCCAAGGACCCGCAAGCGCTGAAAATGGGCGGCCGCCTGTTTGCCTCCAACTGCGCGGTGTGCCACGGCTCGGACGCCAAGGGCGCCTACGGCTTCCCGAACCTGGCAGACAACATCTGGCGCTGGGGCGGTTCGGCGGATGCAATCAAGATGACCATCCTGAATGGCCGTCATGCCGCGATGCCGGCCTGGGGTGAAGTACTGGGTGAAGACGGTGTGAAAAACGTCGCCGCCTATGTGCGCCACGAATTGGCGGGCCTGCCGTTGCCAGCCGACAGCACGGCGGATGTCGCCGCAGGCCAGGTCGCGTTCAGCACCACTTGCGTGGCGTGCCACGGCCCGCAAGGCCATGGCGTGGAAGCCATGGGTGCACCGAACCTGACGCAGCCAAGCGGCTTTATCTACGGCACCAGCCTGGCACAGTTGCAGCAAACCATTCGCCACGGCCGCCAAGGCCAGATGCCTGCGCAGGAAGTGCTGCAAGGCAATGACAAGGTGCACCTGCTGGCCGCCTACGTTTACAGCCTGTCCCACAATGCCGATGGCGCAACGCCTGACAGCCAACCCGAGTAA
- a CDS encoding cbb3-type cytochrome oxidase subunit 3, producing MGFEFDAGTIRGLGTLVVAIAFIGLSLWVFNARRNSEFAEACLLPFADEPLPPTPDAQEEPATRSNRP from the coding sequence ATGGGATTTGAATTCGATGCTGGAACCATCCGCGGCCTCGGCACGCTGGTCGTGGCCATCGCCTTCATCGGCCTGTCGCTGTGGGTATTCAATGCCCGGCGCAATTCGGAGTTCGCCGAGGCGTGCCTGCTGCCGTTTGCCGATGAACCGCTACCGCCAACCCCCGACGCTCAAGAAGAGCCTGCAACAAGGAGCAACCGGCCATGA